In Rosa chinensis cultivar Old Blush chromosome 1, RchiOBHm-V2, whole genome shotgun sequence, a genomic segment contains:
- the LOC112165585 gene encoding aspartic proteinase CDR1, which produces MPCSSCYKQKSPLFEPKNSNTYKVVSCPSSQCQSVSGTSCSEDTCHYKRFYRDRSYSNGIVSTETITFNSTSLGQTVALPQIIIGCGHNNSGLFNEDGSGVIGLGRGSMSLISQMDSSIDGNLSYCLVPAFSPLNSSSKMSFGNNAVVSGAMVVSTPLLSGDLKSFYFVKLEAMSVGRKKLQYNSTLMPIAPGRGNIIVDSGTTLTMLPKDFYNE; this is translated from the exons ATGCCTTGCAGCAGCTGTTACAAGCAAAAATCTCCGCTCTTTGAACCGAAGAATTCCAATACTTACAAAGTGGTTTCTTGCCCCTCAAGTCAATGTCAATCTGTAAGTGGAACCTCTTGCTCAGAAGATACCTGTCACTACAAAAGGTTCTATAGGGATAGATCCTACAGCAATGGAATTGTATCAACAGAGACGATCACTTTCAACTCCACTAGCTTAGGTCAAACAGTTGCACTCCCACAGATTATAATTGGTTGTGGGCACAATAACAGTGGACTTTTTAATGAAGATGGATCAGGCGTGATTGGACTTGGACGTGGATCAATGTCCCTTATCTCCCAAATGGATTCTTCAATTGATGGGAACTTATCCTACTGCCTTGTTCCAGCTTTTTCACCACTCAACTCTTCAAGCAAAATGAGCTTTGGTAATAATGCTGTGGTTTCTGGTGCCATGGTGGTTTCTACCCCATTACTTTCAG GAGACCTAAAATCTTTCTATTTCGTAAAGCTGGAAGCAATGAGTGTGGGACGCAAGAAATTGCAATACAACAGTACACTGATGCCAatagctccaggaaggggaaaTATCATAGTTGATTCTGGGACTACACTAACAATGTTACCAAAGGACTTTTACAATGAGTAA